The Streptomyces collinus DNA segment CCGGTCTCACCCCGGTCGTCACCATGGGCGACACCGTGGCCCAGCAGATCGACGCCCAGGCCGTCGCGCAGCAGCAGGCCGCCGACGAGGCCGCCGCCAAGCGGAAGGCCGAGGAGGCCGCGCGCAAGCAGGCCGCCGAGTTGGCGGAGAGGGCCAAGGAAGCGGCCGAGAAGGCCCGCGAGGCCAAGGAGCGCGCCGCCCGCGAGGCCGAGCGCAAGCGCCTCAACGCCTACGTGGCCCCGATCTCCGGCTCGTACGTCTCCACCAGCTACAAGGCCAGCAGTGGCCTGTGGTCCTCCGGCAGCCACACCGGTGTGGACTTCCACGCCGCCAGCGGCACCTCCGTCCACGCGGTCGGCGCGGGCACCGTCGTCGAGGCCGGCTGGGGCGGCTCCTACGGCAACCAGATCGTGATCAAGATGAACGACGGGACGTACACCCAGTACGGCCACCTGTCCTCCGTCGGCGTCTCGGTGGGCCAGCAGGTCACCCCCGGCCAGCAGATCGGCCTGTCCGGCGCGACGGGCAACGTCACCGGCCCGCACCTGCACTTCGAGGCCCGTACGAGCCCCGAGTACGGCTCGGACATCGACCCGGTCGCCTACCTCCGCTCCCACGGCGTCAACGTCTGACCGGAACCTCCGCGCTGTTCCCGAAGCCCCGGCTCCCCGAGCCGGGGCTTTCGGTGTTTACGGCGGCAGCCTGTCCAAAAAATATCCCTGGATTCCCGAGGGCCGTCGGAAATTCCGGCTCATTGCAATAGAGTCACGGAACGGACGCCGCTCGTCGGCGTTTCACGGGGATTAATGGGGAGGTCGGTCATGCGTATTCCCGCGCACTCGGTGTGCACGGCCATCCGGGACGACATCGTCGCGGGCGTCCACGCACGCGGCAGCCGGCTCACCGAGGAACTCCTGGCGCGCCGCTACGGCGTCTCGCGGGTGCCCGTCCGGGAGGCGCTGCGCACGCTGGAGGCCGAGGGCTTCGTGGTGACCCGCCGGCACGCGGGCGCGTGCGTGGCCGAACCCACCGAGCAGGAGGCGGGCGACCTGCTGGAGATGCGCATGCTCCTGGAGCCCCTCGGCGCGGCCCGCGCCGCCCAGCGCCGCACCGAGGCGCATCTGAAGGTCCTGCGCGGCCTGGTCCGGCTGGGCCAGGAGCGGGCCCGCCGCGGCAGCAGCGACGACCTGCGCTCCCTCGGCGGCTGGTTCCACGAAACACTCGCCCAGGCCTCCGGCAGCCCCGCACTGACCTCGATGCTCACCCAGCTCCGCCACAAGATCGCGTGGATGTACGCCGTGGACGCGCCGGCCAACCCGGTGGAGTCCTGGACGGAACACGGCGCGATCGTGGACGCGGTGGCGCGCGGGGACGGCGAGCGCGCGCGGGCGGTCACGGCGCTGCACGCCGAGCGTGCCACGGGCGCGCACCGTCTGCGCTTCGGCTCCGGCAGGGAGCCCGCCGGCGGTGTGAGGAACTCGCAACATCCCGTAAACACGGCGAGCCTGCGGCATTAACACGGCGGCCGTATACAAAGAGCAGCCAATTCGTGAGGGTCTATTTCCCGTGCCCGAAACGGGGAATTCTAGAATTCCCGCTCCTTGTCGGCCGGGAATGGCGAAGGGCTCGCCCGTTGCATCAGGGCGAGCCCTTCCATGTGCGCCGGACCGGCGCACGGGACATCAGACGGTCTCGGGCAGTTCCTCGAGACCCTCGGAGACCAGCTTGGCCAGCCGGTCCAGGGCGACGTCCGCGCCCTCGGTGTCGGAGGCGAGGACGATCTCCTCGCCACCCTGGGCGCCGAGGCCCAGGACGGCCAGCATCGAGGCCGCGTTGACGGGGTTGCCGTCAGCCTTGGCGATCGTCACCGGGACGCCTGCGGCCGTGGCGGCTCGGACGAAGATGGAGGCGGGGCGGGCGTGGAGACCCTCGGCCCAGCCGACGTTGACGCGGCGCTCAGCCATGTGTTGCTGCCCTTCGGTTTTCAGGGTTGTCTAGACCAGTTTCCCATATCGTGAAGCCCTCCAGGAGTGGTCCTCGCGTTCCACTCCCGGGGTGCCGTCGGATCGCGGCCTCGACCCGACTGACGCCCTCCACAGACTGCCTCGCGCCGCTGTCGGACGCTAGCCGTACTCTGGGGCCCATGCAGACCTCGCCGGACCGGCACGAGTATCCCGCCCACTGGGAAGCCGACGTGGTGCTGCGCGACGGGGGCACCGCGCGCATCCGGCCCATCACCGTTGATGACGCCGATCGCCTGGTCAGCTTCTACGAGCAGGTCTCCGACGAGTCGAAGTACTACCGCTTCTTCGCGCCGTACCCTCGCCTGTCCGCCAAGGACGTCCACCGCTTCACGCACCACGACTTTGTGGACCGGGTGGGACTCGCGGCCACGGTCGGCGGCGAGTTCATCGCCACCGTACGCTACGACCGGATCGGCGCGGACGGAACGCCCGCGTCCGCACCCGCCGACGAGGCCGAGGTCGCCTTCCTCGTCCAGGACGCCCACCAGGGCCGCGGAGTCGCCTCCGCCCTGCTCGAACACATCGGCGCCGTCGCCCGTGAGCGCGGCATCCGCCGCTTCGCCGCCGAGGTGCTGCCCGCCAACAACAAGATGATCAAGGTGTTCACGGACGCCGGCTACACCCAGAAGCGCAGCTTCGAGGACGGCGTCGTCCGTCTGGAGTTCGACCTCGAACCCACCGACCGCTCCCTCGCCGTGCAGTACGCCCGCGAACACCGCGCCGAGGCACGCTCCGTGCAGCGGCTCCTCGCCCCCGGGTCGGTCGCCGTCATCGGCGCCGGGCGCACCCCGGGCGGCGTGGGCCGCAGCGTCCTCGGCAACATCCGCGACGCCGGGTTCACCGGCCGCCTGTACGCCGTGAACAAGGCCCTCCCCGAGGGGCAGGAGGAGCTCGACGGGGTGCCCGCCCGCCGCTCGGTGCGGGACATCGACGGCCCGGTCGACCTCGCCGTCGTCGCCGTACCGGCCGAGCAGGTCACCGAGGTCGTCACCGAGTGCGGCGAACACGGCGTGCAGGGGCTCGTCGTGGTCTCCGCCGGGTACGCCGAGAGCGGCCACGAGGGGCGTGAACGCCAGCGCGCCCTCGTACGGCACGCGCGCACGTACGGCATGCGGATCATCGGCCCCAACGCCTTCGGCATCATCAACACCTCTCCGGAGGTACGGCTGAACGCCTCCCTCGCCCCCGAGGTGCCGCGCCCCGGCCGGATCGGCCTGTTCGCCCAGTCCGGTGCCATCGGCATCGCCCTGCTGTCCCGGCTGCACCGGCGCGGCGGCGGCGTCACGGGCGTGACAGGCGTCTCCACCTTCGTCTCCTCCGGCAATCGCGCCGACGTCTCCGGCAACGATGTCCTGCAGTACTGGTACGAGGACCCCGACACCGACGTCGTCCTCATGTACCTGGAGTCCATCGGCAACCCCCGCAAGTTCACCCGCCTCGCCCGCCGGACCGCCGCGGCCAAGCCCCTGGTCGTCGTCCAGGGCGCGCGGCACGGCGCCGCCCCCCAGGGGCACGCCGTCCGGGCGACCCGGCTGCCGCACGCGACCGTGTCGGCGCTGCTGCGCCAGGCCGGCGTCATCCGCGTCGACACCATCACCGAGCTGGTGGACGCGGGCCTGCTGCTCGCCCGCCAGCCCCTGCCGCCCGGCCCCAGGGTGGCCATCCTGGGCAACTCGGAGTCGCTCGGCCTGCTCACGTACGACGCGTGCCTCGCCGAGGGCCTGCGGCCGCACCCCCCGCAGGACCTGACGACCGCGGCCTCCGCGGCGGACTTCCACGCCGCCCTGTCCCGCGCGCTCGCCGACGACCGGTGCGACGCCGTCGTCGTCACGGCCATACCGGCGGTGGGGGAGGGCTCGGTCGGTGACGGGGCCCTGGCGGAGGCCTTGCGCTCCGCCTCGGCCGCGACTCCGGGCAAGCCGGTCCTGGTGGTCCACGTGGAGCTCGGCGGCCTGGCGGAAGCCCTGTCGGCGGCGGCGAGCACGGCGCCGCAGACCACATCGGACAACCCGTCGCAAAACGCTCCAAGCCCGACGCCCGCAGCGGAACAACTCCCCGCCACCGAAGCCCCCGAAGGCGCCCACCTCATCCCCGCCTACCCCGCCTCCGAGCGTGCCGTCCGCGCCCTCGGCCAGGCCGTCGCCTACGCGCAGTGGCGGCGCGACGCGGCCGACCCCGGCAAGGTGCCCGAGTACGAGGACATCGACGAGAAGGGCGCCGCCGCGCTGATCGACGGCCTGCTCGCGCGCGGGCAGGGCCTCACCCTCGGCACCGACGAGACCTGTGACCTCCTCGGCCACTACGGCGTCCAGGTCCACCGCGCCCTGCCCGCCCCGACCCCCGACGCCGCCGCCGAAGCCGCCCGCACCCTCGGCTACCCCGTGGCACTCAAGGCCACCGCCCCGCACCTCAGGCACCGCGCCGACCTGGGCGGCGTCCGCCTCGACCTCGCCGACGAGGACCAACTGCGCCGCTCCTACGCGGAGTTGACCGAGCTGTTCGGTGCGCCGGAGGAGCTGCGGCCGGTGGTGCAGCGGATGGCGCCGCGCGGCGTGGACGTCGTCGTCCGGGCCGTCATCGACCCCGCGGCCGGAGCGGTGCTCTCCTTCGGACTCGCCGGGGCCGCCTCGCAGCTGCTCGGGGACACCGCGCACCGGCTGATCCCGGTCACCGACCGGGAGGCGACCTCGCTGGTGCGCTCGATCCGCACGGCCCCGCTGCTGTTCGGCTGGCGCGGCTCCGCACCGGCTGACACCCGGGCCCTGGAGGAGCTGCTGCTGCGGGTGTCCCGGCTGGTCGACGACCATCCCGAGGTCGTCGCGGTCACCCTGGAGCCGGTGGTCGTCGCCTCGCACGGCCTCAGCGTCCTCGGCGCCTCCGTCCGCCTCGCGCCCCCGCCCGCCCGCGACGACCTCGGCCCGCGGACCCTTCCCGCCTACTGACAGGGGGCGACCTGTCCCTCGCAGTCAGTGGTCCCCCGTAGGATGGGCGTCATGGCCAAGACCAGTACGACGACCCAGGGGCTGCGGGCGGCGATCGAGCGCAGCGGCTACTACCCGGCCCTCGTGGCCGAGGCGGTGGAGGCCGCCGTGGGCGGTGAGCCCATGCGGTCGTACCTGGTCCACCAGGAGACGACGTTCGACCAGAACGAGGTGCGGCGGCACGTGACCGTGCTCGTCCTCACGGACAACCGCTTCATCGTCAGCCACACCGACGAGCAGGCCGCCGACAGCACATCCCCGACGCCGTACGCCACGACGTCGACGGAGTCCGTGAAGATCGGCCGCATCTCGTCGATCGTGGTCAGCCGTGTGGTCGCCAACCCCGAGTCGTACAAGCCGGGCACTCTGCCCCGCGAGGTCGTCCTCACCATCGGCTGGGGCGCCGTCTCCCGCATCGACCTGGAGCCGGCCGCCTGCGGCGACCCCAACTGCGAGGCGGACCACGGCTACACCGGCAACTCGACGGCGGACGACCTCAGCCTGCGCGTCAGCGAGGCCGGGGACGGACCGGAGACCGTGCGTGAGGCTCTCGCGTTCGCGCAGGCCCTCTCCGAGGCGACCGCGGACACGACCCGCTGATGGCACAGCCCAAGACGGCCTGGGATTCCCACCCCGAACCGCTCGCCGTCGCCTCCGCACCCGCCCCCGAGTACGGCAGCGGATCGCTCGCCGACCTCCTGCCCACCCTGGCCGCCGGTCTCGGCGTACCGGACATGAACGCCGCGATCACGGAGCTGACCCCCGCCGACCGGAACTGCGTGTTCCTGATCGACGGTCTCGGCTGGGAGCAGCTGAAGGCGCACCCCGAGGACGCGCCCTTCATGACGTCCCTCCTCGCCACCTCCCGCGGCGGCACCGGGCGTCCGCTCACCGCCGGCTACCCGGCGACCACGGCGACCTCCCTCGCCTCCGTCGGCACCGGCCTGCCGCCCGGCACGCACGGCCTGCCCGGCTACACCGTCCGCAACCCGGACACCGGCGAGCTGAT contains these protein-coding regions:
- a CDS encoding M23 family metallopeptidase, whose translation is MAFTRATGKHRRPSRIQRGTARAAGVAALATTGVIGTVAAPAAFAAEPSPEQTGLTPVVTMGDTVAQQIDAQAVAQQQAADEAAAKRKAEEAARKQAAELAERAKEAAEKAREAKERAAREAERKRLNAYVAPISGSYVSTSYKASSGLWSSGSHTGVDFHAASGTSVHAVGAGTVVEAGWGGSYGNQIVIKMNDGTYTQYGHLSSVGVSVGQQVTPGQQIGLSGATGNVTGPHLHFEARTSPEYGSDIDPVAYLRSHGVNV
- a CDS encoding GntR family transcriptional regulator — its product is MRIPAHSVCTAIRDDIVAGVHARGSRLTEELLARRYGVSRVPVREALRTLEAEGFVVTRRHAGACVAEPTEQEAGDLLEMRMLLEPLGAARAAQRRTEAHLKVLRGLVRLGQERARRGSSDDLRSLGGWFHETLAQASGSPALTSMLTQLRHKIAWMYAVDAPANPVESWTEHGAIVDAVARGDGERARAVTALHAERATGAHRLRFGSGREPAGGVRNSQHPVNTASLRH
- a CDS encoding HPr family phosphocarrier protein, with translation MAERRVNVGWAEGLHARPASIFVRAATAAGVPVTIAKADGNPVNAASMLAVLGLGAQGGEEIVLASDTEGADVALDRLAKLVSEGLEELPETV
- a CDS encoding bifunctional acetate--CoA ligase family protein/GNAT family N-acetyltransferase, yielding MQTSPDRHEYPAHWEADVVLRDGGTARIRPITVDDADRLVSFYEQVSDESKYYRFFAPYPRLSAKDVHRFTHHDFVDRVGLAATVGGEFIATVRYDRIGADGTPASAPADEAEVAFLVQDAHQGRGVASALLEHIGAVARERGIRRFAAEVLPANNKMIKVFTDAGYTQKRSFEDGVVRLEFDLEPTDRSLAVQYAREHRAEARSVQRLLAPGSVAVIGAGRTPGGVGRSVLGNIRDAGFTGRLYAVNKALPEGQEELDGVPARRSVRDIDGPVDLAVVAVPAEQVTEVVTECGEHGVQGLVVVSAGYAESGHEGRERQRALVRHARTYGMRIIGPNAFGIINTSPEVRLNASLAPEVPRPGRIGLFAQSGAIGIALLSRLHRRGGGVTGVTGVSTFVSSGNRADVSGNDVLQYWYEDPDTDVVLMYLESIGNPRKFTRLARRTAAAKPLVVVQGARHGAAPQGHAVRATRLPHATVSALLRQAGVIRVDTITELVDAGLLLARQPLPPGPRVAILGNSESLGLLTYDACLAEGLRPHPPQDLTTAASAADFHAALSRALADDRCDAVVVTAIPAVGEGSVGDGALAEALRSASAATPGKPVLVVHVELGGLAEALSAAASTAPQTTSDNPSQNAPSPTPAAEQLPATEAPEGAHLIPAYPASERAVRALGQAVAYAQWRRDAADPGKVPEYEDIDEKGAAALIDGLLARGQGLTLGTDETCDLLGHYGVQVHRALPAPTPDAAAEAARTLGYPVALKATAPHLRHRADLGGVRLDLADEDQLRRSYAELTELFGAPEELRPVVQRMAPRGVDVVVRAVIDPAAGAVLSFGLAGAASQLLGDTAHRLIPVTDREATSLVRSIRTAPLLFGWRGSAPADTRALEELLLRVSRLVDDHPEVVAVTLEPVVVASHGLSVLGASVRLAPPPARDDLGPRTLPAY
- a CDS encoding DUF5998 family protein; its protein translation is MAKTSTTTQGLRAAIERSGYYPALVAEAVEAAVGGEPMRSYLVHQETTFDQNEVRRHVTVLVLTDNRFIVSHTDEQAADSTSPTPYATTSTESVKIGRISSIVVSRVVANPESYKPGTLPREVVLTIGWGAVSRIDLEPAACGDPNCEADHGYTGNSTADDLSLRVSEAGDGPETVREALAFAQALSEATADTTR